One segment of Pandoraea pnomenusa DNA contains the following:
- a CDS encoding MBL fold metallo-hydrolase, with product MSTTVNTLFASDNGPVDLVPSRYALRVGTIEAMVISDGVLPLPTSTMATNVAAPDLAAWLDSMYMPPDAFDWPLNVMVVRSGRQTILVDAGLGGQFPGFPRAGQFPQRLQSAGIALEDVTDIIVTHMHMDHVGGLLVPEVKSRLRPDVRIHVSATEVAFWTSPDFSHTVMPTPVPAVLRTTATSFYNEYREQLHMFEDTREVAPGVIVRITGGHTPGHSVVDLVSGDERLTFAGDAMFPVGFDHPDWQNGFEHDPEASTRVRIGLFEELAQNRGLLVASHLPFPSVGRIARNGEAYRWVPVIWDF from the coding sequence ATGTCCACCACCGTCAACACGCTGTTTGCCAGCGACAACGGCCCCGTCGATCTGGTGCCTTCCCGCTACGCACTGCGCGTCGGCACCATCGAAGCGATGGTGATCAGCGACGGCGTGCTGCCGCTGCCGACCTCGACCATGGCGACCAACGTGGCCGCGCCAGACCTGGCCGCGTGGCTCGACAGCATGTACATGCCGCCGGACGCCTTCGACTGGCCGCTCAACGTGATGGTGGTTCGCAGCGGCCGTCAGACCATCCTCGTCGATGCCGGTCTGGGCGGGCAATTCCCGGGTTTCCCGCGCGCGGGTCAGTTTCCGCAGCGCCTCCAGTCGGCGGGCATCGCGCTGGAGGACGTCACCGACATCATCGTCACCCACATGCACATGGATCACGTGGGCGGACTGCTGGTCCCCGAGGTCAAGTCGCGCTTGCGCCCGGACGTGCGTATCCACGTCTCGGCGACCGAAGTCGCGTTCTGGACGTCGCCGGACTTCTCCCACACCGTCATGCCGACGCCGGTGCCTGCCGTGCTGCGCACGACGGCGACAAGCTTCTACAATGAGTACCGTGAACAACTGCATATGTTTGAGGACACGCGTGAAGTTGCGCCGGGCGTGATCGTTCGCATCACGGGCGGCCATACGCCCGGGCACAGCGTGGTCGATCTCGTGTCGGGTGACGAACGCCTGACCTTCGCGGGAGACGCCATGTTCCCGGTGGGCTTCGACCATCCCGACTGGCAGAACGGCTTCGAGCACGATCCTGAAGCGTCGACGCGCGTGCGCATCGGCCTGTTCGAGGAACTCGCGCAGAACCGTGGCCTGCTCGTGGCGTCACATCTGCCGTTCCCATCGGTGGGACGGATTGCCCGCAACGGCGAGGCCTATCGCTGGGTCCCGGTGATCTGGGACTTCTGA
- a CDS encoding RNA polymerase sigma-70 factor: MTDSLTLFECHRPRLHAIAYRMLGAVAEAEDVVQEAWLRWYGTDRLAVQNAEAWLVAITTRLSIDRLRAAKAEREHYTGVWLPEPMLMSAPSTPEQDHERADDVSVAFLYMLERLSPDARAAFLMRDVFDADYEDIAQTLGKTPAAVRQLVKRARQQLREGTPREAVPRATLHRLLLAFADAMQRSDFRGLHALLSDDAELIGDGGGKVGSFSSLIGGKRLAQLFYAGKRRFRDALRIEVLQVNGQWALLRFVDEKLESVQSYETDGTRFTRILVQRNPDKLARIAALTERR, translated from the coding sequence ATGACCGACTCCCTGACCCTCTTCGAATGCCACCGTCCTCGCCTGCATGCGATCGCATACCGCATGCTGGGCGCCGTGGCGGAGGCGGAAGACGTGGTGCAGGAAGCCTGGCTACGCTGGTACGGCACCGATCGCCTCGCCGTGCAGAACGCCGAGGCGTGGCTCGTGGCCATCACCACGCGCTTGTCCATCGACCGCCTGCGTGCCGCGAAGGCTGAGCGCGAGCATTACACGGGGGTCTGGTTGCCGGAGCCGATGTTGATGTCCGCGCCATCGACGCCCGAGCAGGACCACGAGCGTGCCGACGATGTTTCCGTGGCGTTCCTGTACATGCTCGAGCGCTTGTCGCCCGACGCCCGGGCGGCCTTCCTGATGCGCGACGTGTTCGACGCCGACTATGAGGACATTGCCCAGACGCTGGGCAAGACCCCCGCCGCCGTGCGCCAACTCGTCAAGCGCGCCCGCCAGCAATTGCGCGAAGGCACGCCGCGCGAGGCGGTGCCGCGCGCCACGTTGCACCGCCTGTTGCTCGCCTTTGCCGACGCCATGCAGCGCAGCGACTTCCGCGGCCTGCACGCCCTGCTGAGCGACGACGCCGAGTTGATCGGCGACGGCGGCGGCAAGGTTGGCAGCTTCAGCAGCCTCATCGGCGGCAAACGCCTCGCGCAACTGTTCTACGCGGGCAAGCGGCGGTTTCGCGACGCCCTGCGCATCGAAGTGCTTCAGGTCAACGGCCAATGGGCGCTGCTGCGTTTCGTCGACGAGAAGCTGGAATCCGTGCAGTCGTACGAGACCGATGGCACGCGCTTCACCCGCATCCTGGTGCAACGCAATCCCGACAAGCTGGCCCGTATCGCCGCCCTGACGGAGCGGCGCTGA
- a CDS encoding cupin domain-containing protein, translating into MLKMKWGPLLVAAGAMLSPIAHAAPPQPIVTELMDKALPDMPGKDALMLTVDYPPGAADPIHRHNAHSFVYVLEGSIVMQVRGSKEVTLTAGQTFYEGPGDIHTVGRNASQTRPARFLVVLIKPQGAPALIPAK; encoded by the coding sequence ATGTTGAAGATGAAATGGGGACCACTGCTTGTCGCGGCCGGTGCAATGCTGAGCCCGATCGCTCACGCCGCACCGCCGCAACCGATCGTGACCGAACTGATGGACAAGGCGCTGCCGGACATGCCCGGCAAGGACGCGCTGATGCTCACTGTCGACTACCCGCCCGGTGCTGCGGATCCGATCCATCGTCACAATGCCCATAGCTTCGTGTACGTGCTCGAAGGCAGCATCGTGATGCAGGTCCGGGGTAGCAAGGAAGTCACGCTCACGGCCGGCCAGACGTTCTACGAAGGTCCGGGCGACATCCACACCGTGGGCCGCAACGCCAGCCAGACCAGGCCTGCCCGGTTTCTGGTGGTGCTGATCAAGCCGCAGGGCGCACCCGCACTGATTCCGGCCAAGTGA
- a CDS encoding LysR family transcriptional regulator, producing the protein MSTPSSAPASAATQPSRCADSLADSFATSYAGVVAFIAVATEGNFAKAGDRLGIGRSAISRSVQKLEDQLGTRLFVRTTRSTSLSAEGRRFYERCQPGVERIIQAMDDMRELREGPPSGRLRICSTVGFGRKIVAPLLHGFREANPNISIELVLDDGPTDFATDRIDVSFRNGRMEDSRVIAKKVIPMQMMLCASPGYVAERGLPTSVDEIANHRCVNFRLASGRVFEWEFKSGGQLRKLSPNASLTFNDADLVLQSVLDGHGLAQMAAYQVCDHLRAGRLVSCLPQYAPDDRGHFMCFLSRQHLPARIRVFIDYMTEHIRAMDLQILDNPVVKAA; encoded by the coding sequence ATGTCGACACCTTCATCTGCCCCTGCCTCTGCCGCTACGCAGCCCTCCCGGTGCGCGGATTCGCTGGCCGACAGCTTTGCGACAAGCTATGCCGGCGTCGTCGCCTTCATCGCGGTTGCCACCGAGGGCAACTTCGCCAAGGCGGGCGACCGTCTTGGTATCGGCCGCTCGGCGATCAGCCGCAGCGTTCAGAAGCTCGAAGACCAGCTCGGCACACGGCTCTTCGTGCGCACCACGCGCAGCACTTCGCTGAGCGCCGAAGGCCGGCGTTTCTATGAGCGGTGCCAGCCGGGCGTGGAGCGAATCATTCAGGCCATGGACGACATGCGGGAGCTGCGCGAGGGGCCGCCGTCGGGCCGGCTTCGCATCTGCTCGACGGTCGGTTTCGGGCGGAAGATCGTGGCCCCGCTGCTCCACGGGTTTCGCGAAGCGAATCCGAACATCTCGATCGAGCTGGTGCTCGACGACGGCCCCACCGACTTCGCCACGGACCGCATCGACGTATCGTTCCGCAACGGTCGCATGGAAGACAGCCGGGTCATCGCCAAGAAAGTGATTCCCATGCAGATGATGCTGTGCGCGTCACCCGGTTATGTCGCCGAGCGCGGCCTGCCCACGAGCGTCGACGAGATTGCGAATCACCGCTGTGTGAACTTCCGACTGGCGTCGGGACGCGTTTTCGAATGGGAATTCAAGTCGGGCGGGCAACTGCGCAAGCTGTCGCCTAACGCCTCGCTGACCTTCAACGACGCGGACCTGGTCCTGCAATCGGTGCTGGACGGGCACGGCCTTGCGCAAATGGCGGCGTATCAGGTTTGCGACCACCTGCGCGCAGGCCGACTGGTTTCCTGTCTGCCGCAATATGCGCCCGATGATCGGGGGCACTTCATGTGCTTCCTGAGCCGCCAGCATCTGCCGGCCCGCATCCGTGTGTTCATTGACTACATGACGGAGCACATCCGGGCGATGGACCTGCAAATCCTGGACAACCCCGTGGTGAAGGCGGCGTAG
- a CDS encoding Ohr family peroxiredoxin produces the protein MSKLRPPPPSLLDKYRGRDFHPLYATSVTVHGGEAAHGRASGIAASDDGELFVNLRLPVELGGSGGGTNPEQLFAAGYAACFHGALSMLAERAGLSIPDASVTATITFGRDPVDGLFALQAEINIHLPDMSREVAEALVRNTERLCPYSKMTQDGIPSILGLTQ, from the coding sequence ATGAGCAAACTGCGGCCTCCCCCTCCCAGTCTTCTGGACAAGTACCGTGGCAGGGACTTTCACCCCCTGTACGCCACGAGCGTGACGGTACACGGCGGGGAGGCCGCGCATGGTCGCGCCTCCGGCATCGCTGCGTCCGACGACGGCGAACTGTTCGTGAACCTTCGCCTGCCGGTCGAGCTGGGAGGGTCCGGGGGCGGCACGAACCCCGAGCAACTATTCGCGGCAGGCTATGCAGCGTGCTTTCACGGCGCGCTCAGCATGCTGGCCGAACGCGCGGGCCTGTCCATTCCCGACGCCTCGGTCACCGCGACGATCACCTTCGGCCGCGATCCCGTCGACGGTCTTTTCGCCCTCCAGGCCGAAATCAACATCCACCTGCCTGACATGTCGAGAGAGGTGGCCGAAGCACTCGTACGCAACACCGAGCGCCTGTGCCCGTATTCCAAGATGACGCAGGACGGCATTCCAAGCATTCTGGGCCTGACCCAATAA
- a CDS encoding SDR family oxidoreductase — protein MKILVIGGTGLIGRKLVKVLNERGHEAIAASPATNVNTITGEGLDDALVGVDTVVDVANSPSFEDEAVLTFFQTSTRNLLAAETRAGVRHHVALSVVGTQRLAESGYFRAKIAQEALIDQGGIPYTIVHCTQFFEFLGSIVQSGLQGDQVRLSTAFVQPIASDDVAIAVADAALGAPVNGIVEVAGPQRMRLADLAQCYMRKIGDNRTVQADPGARYFGAVLDDDTLVPGASPRLGKIDFDTWFSRAND, from the coding sequence ATGAAAATCCTCGTCATCGGAGGCACCGGCCTGATCGGCAGGAAACTCGTCAAAGTACTGAACGAACGCGGTCACGAGGCCATCGCGGCATCACCTGCCACGAACGTGAACACGATCACCGGCGAAGGCCTGGACGACGCACTCGTCGGGGTCGACACCGTGGTCGACGTGGCCAACTCGCCCTCGTTCGAAGACGAGGCCGTACTGACGTTTTTCCAGACGTCGACGCGAAACCTGCTCGCCGCGGAAACCCGGGCCGGTGTTCGTCATCACGTCGCGCTGTCGGTCGTAGGCACGCAGCGTCTGGCCGAGAGTGGCTATTTCCGCGCCAAGATCGCGCAGGAAGCGTTGATCGATCAGGGCGGCATTCCCTACACCATCGTTCATTGCACCCAGTTCTTCGAATTTCTGGGCAGCATCGTGCAATCGGGCTTGCAAGGCGACCAGGTGCGGCTCTCGACGGCTTTCGTGCAGCCGATCGCCTCCGACGACGTGGCGATCGCCGTGGCCGACGCCGCGCTCGGCGCCCCGGTCAACGGTATCGTCGAAGTTGCCGGCCCGCAGCGCATGCGGCTGGCCGACTTGGCGCAATGCTACATGCGCAAAATCGGCGATAACCGCACCGTGCAGGCGGATCCGGGCGCGCGCTATTTCGGCGCCGTGCTCGACGATGACACGCTGGTACCCGGCGCCAGCCCGCGTTTGGGCAAGATCGACTTCGACACCTGGTTCAGCCGCGCGAACGATTGA
- a CDS encoding carboxymuconolactone decarboxylase family protein: MSQRLNAFAQSPELFKKFIEFGMLLKSSAIEQSILDLIDIRASQINGCGFCLDMHVKEAKIHGERELRLHHVAIWRESTEFSPRERACLAWTEALTTLGAQGVSDEVYERVRSQLSEKEISDLSFAIMAINGWNRLNVGFRTVPGSADKAYGLDKANLS, encoded by the coding sequence ATGAGTCAACGTCTGAACGCTTTCGCCCAATCGCCCGAACTATTCAAGAAGTTCATCGAATTCGGCATGCTCCTGAAGTCGAGCGCCATCGAGCAATCGATCCTGGACCTCATCGATATCCGCGCCTCCCAGATCAACGGCTGCGGCTTTTGCCTTGACATGCATGTCAAGGAAGCCAAGATTCACGGGGAGCGTGAATTGCGCCTGCATCACGTCGCCATCTGGCGCGAGTCGACTGAATTCTCGCCGCGCGAGCGTGCCTGCCTCGCCTGGACCGAAGCGCTGACCACGCTCGGCGCACAAGGCGTGTCCGACGAAGTCTACGAGCGCGTACGCAGCCAGCTCTCCGAGAAGGAAATTTCCGATCTGAGCTTCGCCATCATGGCGATTAACGGCTGGAACCGTCTGAACGTGGGCTTTCGGACCGTGCCCGGTTCGGCCGACAAAGCCTACGGTCTGGACAAGGCCAACCTGAGCTGA
- a CDS encoding sigma-70 family RNA polymerase sigma factor, translated as MPADDTLPPDTTLTTLTTLTTLRGLYNDHHGWLHGWLQRKTGCSHRAADLAHDTFVRMLERDPPRRLASPRAFITTVAQRVLYNFWRREQIERAYLDALAQQPESLVPSPEERAVVLETLLEIDRCLDGLPPLVKRAFLLAQLDGLTQGEIADTLGISLATVKRHLVRAGTQCFFAMEAS; from the coding sequence ATGCCCGCCGACGACACGCTGCCGCCCGATACCACGCTTACGACGCTTACCACGCTTACCACGCTTCGCGGCCTCTACAACGATCATCACGGCTGGCTGCATGGCTGGCTTCAGCGAAAGACCGGCTGCTCGCACCGCGCGGCCGACCTTGCGCACGACACGTTCGTGCGTATGCTGGAGCGCGATCCGCCGCGACGGCTGGCGTCGCCGCGCGCGTTCATCACGACCGTAGCCCAGCGGGTGCTTTACAACTTCTGGCGTCGCGAGCAGATCGAGCGCGCGTATCTGGACGCACTGGCACAGCAGCCCGAGTCGCTCGTACCGTCGCCCGAGGAGCGCGCCGTGGTGCTCGAGACACTCCTCGAGATCGATCGGTGTCTCGACGGCCTGCCGCCCCTCGTCAAACGCGCCTTCCTGCTCGCCCAACTCGACGGCCTCACCCAGGGGGAAATCGCCGACACACTCGGCATCTCGCTGGCGACGGTGAAACGTCATCTGGTGCGTGCCGGCACACAGTGCTTCTTCGCGATGGAGGCTTCATGA
- a CDS encoding FecR domain-containing protein gives MTPVRAGGFDAGVARQAVEWWVTLHADDATDALRAACLRWREAHPEHARAWQHIENAERRMRHMSGTLGASVAQAALNAPRSRGRRLAVKALVGVLFVGTGAWVAGDPPAVQWWRADVRTGAGERRTLQLADGTTLVLNTRSAVRLTMAGGVRRITLVDGEIMVSTGKDAAHVPPRPLIVATALGTLSPMGTRFSVRQAPQADGATVQVFEGAVRVAAREASAPSGAPGAAAARIVRAGEQASFTADGVSPATPLTSGDGAWTEGMLVAVDMRLDVFLAELSRYRRGYLRCDPAVAALRVSGTYPLGDTDAVLAVLPHALPVSVASVTRYWVSVGPRS, from the coding sequence ATGACGCCGGTGCGCGCGGGCGGATTCGATGCCGGGGTTGCGCGACAGGCCGTTGAATGGTGGGTGACGCTGCATGCCGACGACGCCACCGACGCGCTTCGCGCGGCCTGCTTGCGCTGGCGCGAGGCGCACCCGGAACACGCACGCGCCTGGCAGCACATCGAGAACGCCGAACGCCGCATGCGTCATATGTCCGGCACGCTCGGTGCGTCCGTGGCGCAGGCGGCGTTGAATGCACCCCGCTCGCGCGGTCGCCGCCTGGCGGTGAAGGCACTCGTGGGCGTGCTGTTCGTGGGCACCGGCGCCTGGGTCGCCGGCGATCCACCGGCCGTGCAGTGGTGGCGCGCCGACGTCCGTACCGGAGCGGGCGAGCGTCGCACCCTGCAACTGGCCGACGGCACCACGCTCGTGCTCAATACCCGCAGCGCCGTGCGGCTGACGATGGCCGGGGGCGTGCGGCGCATCACGCTCGTCGACGGTGAAATCATGGTGAGCACCGGCAAGGACGCCGCTCATGTGCCGCCGCGCCCGCTCATCGTCGCGACGGCGCTGGGCACGCTATCGCCGATGGGCACGCGGTTCTCGGTGCGACAAGCGCCGCAGGCCGACGGCGCGACCGTGCAGGTGTTCGAAGGCGCGGTGCGCGTGGCGGCCAGGGAAGCGTCGGCGCCATCGGGGGCGCCGGGTGCCGCCGCCGCACGCATCGTACGTGCGGGCGAACAGGCGAGCTTCACCGCCGACGGCGTGAGCCCCGCCACGCCGCTGACATCAGGCGACGGTGCGTGGACGGAGGGCATGCTCGTCGCCGTGGACATGCGCCTCGATGTCTTCCTCGCCGAACTGTCGCGCTATCGCCGTGGCTACTTGCGCTGCGATCCGGCCGTGGCGGCGCTGCGAGTGTCCGGGACCTATCCGCTGGGCGATACCGACGCCGTGCTCGCTGTGTTGCCTCACGCGTTACCCGTGTCAGTGGCCTCGGTAACACGCTATTGGGTCAGCGTCGGGCCGCGCAGCTGA
- a CDS encoding TonB-dependent siderophore receptor encodes MAVASPEIPHLRRFRFPSGFRRATRALSRLGARGCAAAVDVSGPQWRLRVSCASVAATFATTLASGVAHAQTVGQAPAAASAPSAQIRTYAIPAGPLDGVLARFGREAGILLTYAPALTVGRQSPGVQGRFDVPGAFGQLLAGTGLTASPHGAGYALTPQGAPVAAAIVAGGSSADVALPTTHVQAQAWADAYRMPVDANVSRSDAPILDIAQAINVVPQQVLADQRARTLDDALVNVSGIVQGNTLAGTQDTLLKRGFGGNRDGSIMHNGMPLVQGRGLNANADSVEVLKGPTSLLYGIMDPGGVINVVSKRPLLKPYTAVSLAGTTFGHGKHGAQETLDTTGPIGDTGLAYRLVVDQNNQSYWRAFGTQRETLVAPTLAYYGRDTQVVLSYEYRNFLTPFDRGTVIDPTTNKPLAVSARERLDDVHNEMTGQSHLAQITVDHQFDADWKAHFGYSYNKETYDAGQLRVNGINTATGVVSRSNDATRGSVSTDSFGIAYLDGKVRLAGMRHDLQFGGDWEYRRIYRRDLIRQAARCTFSYLNPVYGCEVIPTTVSASDSDQTDTLHDASLFLQDAVHVTDRWIVVGGVRLLTYSQLAGKGRPFRVNTDLGDTQWLPRAGIVYKATNDVSLYGSYSESLKPTSTIAPLSSGVVIDSSVAPEHAKSFELGVKLDMPNGLSGTLAVFDIDKRNVLVSQFNDATKGIDWRTSGAARSRGVELDVSGRIGQRWNVIASYAFIDAKTTDDPLYTGNTLANAARHTASLAAVYDWGAVLGQGGGNLRLGAVGRYVGSRPGDSANSFTLPAYFVADVFAAYDAKIGRHPVHYQLNVKNVFNKTYYPSSASQYFVAVGDARSATLSASFEF; translated from the coding sequence ATGGCCGTCGCTTCTCCCGAAATCCCCCACCTTAGGCGCTTCCGGTTCCCGTCGGGGTTCCGACGCGCGACGCGGGCACTCTCTCGGCTAGGTGCGCGCGGTTGCGCAGCTGCCGTGGACGTCAGCGGCCCGCAATGGCGGCTTCGCGTGAGTTGCGCAAGCGTTGCGGCGACTTTCGCAACGACGCTCGCCAGCGGTGTCGCGCACGCACAGACGGTCGGGCAAGCGCCCGCCGCCGCGTCGGCACCCTCGGCGCAGATCCGTACTTATGCCATCCCGGCCGGCCCCCTCGACGGCGTGCTTGCGCGGTTCGGCCGGGAGGCGGGCATTCTCCTCACGTATGCCCCCGCGCTCACTGTCGGACGGCAAAGTCCCGGCGTGCAAGGCCGCTTCGACGTGCCCGGTGCGTTCGGCCAACTGCTGGCGGGCACGGGGCTCACCGCATCGCCGCACGGTGCGGGCTATGCGCTGACGCCGCAAGGTGCCCCCGTTGCGGCGGCGATCGTCGCGGGCGGCAGCTCGGCGGACGTGGCGCTGCCGACGACGCATGTGCAGGCGCAGGCCTGGGCGGACGCGTATCGCATGCCCGTCGACGCGAATGTCTCGCGCTCCGACGCCCCCATCCTCGACATTGCGCAAGCCATCAACGTCGTGCCGCAGCAAGTGCTGGCCGACCAGCGCGCACGTACCCTCGACGACGCGCTCGTCAACGTGAGCGGCATCGTGCAAGGCAACACGCTGGCCGGCACGCAGGACACGTTGCTCAAGCGTGGCTTCGGCGGCAACCGCGATGGCTCGATCATGCACAACGGCATGCCGCTGGTGCAGGGGCGCGGGCTCAATGCCAACGCCGACTCGGTGGAGGTGCTCAAGGGGCCCACGTCGCTGCTGTACGGCATCATGGACCCGGGCGGCGTGATTAACGTGGTGAGCAAGCGTCCGCTGCTCAAGCCCTATACGGCGGTGAGCCTGGCGGGCACGACGTTCGGCCACGGCAAGCACGGCGCGCAGGAAACGCTCGATACCACGGGACCCATCGGCGATACGGGGCTGGCGTACCGACTGGTCGTCGACCAGAACAACCAGTCGTACTGGCGCGCCTTCGGCACCCAGCGCGAGACGCTGGTCGCGCCGACGCTCGCCTACTACGGGCGCGACACGCAGGTCGTGCTTTCGTACGAGTACCGCAACTTCCTCACGCCCTTCGATCGCGGCACGGTCATCGATCCGACCACCAACAAGCCGCTCGCCGTCTCCGCACGCGAACGGCTGGACGACGTCCATAACGAGATGACCGGTCAGTCGCACCTCGCCCAGATCACCGTCGACCACCAGTTCGACGCCGACTGGAAAGCGCACTTCGGCTACAGCTACAACAAGGAAACCTATGACGCCGGGCAATTGCGCGTGAACGGTATCAACACGGCCACGGGGGTGGTGTCCCGCAGCAACGACGCCACGCGCGGCTCGGTCAGCACCGACAGCTTCGGTATTGCCTATCTCGACGGCAAGGTACGGCTGGCCGGTATGCGTCACGACCTGCAATTCGGTGGCGATTGGGAATATCGGCGCATCTATCGCCGCGACCTGATCCGTCAGGCGGCCAGGTGCACGTTTTCGTACCTGAACCCGGTGTACGGCTGCGAGGTCATTCCGACGACCGTGTCGGCCAGCGACAGCGATCAGACCGACACACTGCACGACGCCTCGCTGTTCCTTCAGGACGCCGTTCACGTTACCGACCGGTGGATCGTCGTGGGCGGGGTGCGTCTGCTCACCTACAGCCAACTCGCCGGCAAGGGGCGCCCGTTCCGGGTGAATACGGATCTCGGCGATACCCAGTGGTTGCCACGCGCAGGCATCGTCTACAAGGCGACCAATGATGTGTCGCTGTACGGCAGCTATTCGGAGTCGCTCAAACCCACGTCGACCATCGCGCCGTTGTCGTCGGGCGTCGTCATCGACTCAAGCGTCGCGCCGGAGCACGCGAAGTCGTTCGAACTCGGGGTGAAGCTCGATATGCCCAACGGGCTGAGCGGCACGCTGGCCGTGTTCGACATCGACAAGCGCAACGTGCTGGTGTCGCAGTTCAACGATGCGACCAAGGGCATCGACTGGCGTACGTCGGGGGCGGCGCGCTCGCGCGGTGTCGAGCTCGATGTGTCCGGACGCATCGGGCAGCGCTGGAACGTGATCGCCAGCTACGCGTTCATCGACGCGAAGACGACCGACGATCCGCTCTACACCGGCAATACGCTGGCGAACGCGGCACGTCATACGGCGTCGCTTGCCGCGGTGTACGACTGGGGTGCCGTGCTCGGCCAGGGCGGGGGCAATTTGAGGCTCGGTGCCGTGGGACGCTACGTCGGATCGCGTCCGGGCGACTCGGCCAACAGTTTCACGTTGCCCGCGTATTTCGTCGCCGACGTGTTCGCCGCCTACGACGCGAAGATCGGGCGTCACCCGGTCCACTATCAGTTGAACGTCAAGAACGTGTTCAACAAGACGTATTACCCGTCGAGCGCCAGCCAATACTTCGTTGCGGTCGGCGACGCACGCTCGGCGACGCTCTCGGCCTCGTTCGAGTTCTGA
- a CDS encoding phospholipase D family protein, protein MLATGSAAFTTRLALVQAAQHSLDVQYYSAGEDITGRLLLQSLLNAADRGVRVRMLVDDINRRHTDPAFAVLDRHRNIEIRVFNPFGTRDTTLLERAGNLLTRFDQLNRRMHNKALVADNQLAIVGGRNLGDEYFDANPDLSFRDFDLLCAGPVVDAVSRSFDHFWTSAQSYPLKQVQSKIDQETLDATREALARHWRNADAVPAGHQALHQPALADGLRSGRVPLFWANAELAADTPDKLDAPATETKSAPGARLRQLAANAQREVLIISPYFVPMDGGVRFLSTLSSRGVKVRVLTNSLAATDVVPVHAGYARYRPALLQAGIALYEFKPIRGDGGGEHAPRRVTFGGSSRASLHGKAYVIDRRDVILGSFNLDPRSVRLNTELAIVIHSPEFAERMAGIFDQATSPSTSFRVELAPPGAVPQTPTPPTMPALRWVGEENGRARTFDVEPYAPFWRNAVAGAFTLLPSDDLL, encoded by the coding sequence TTGCTCGCGACGGGCTCGGCCGCCTTCACCACGCGCCTCGCGCTGGTGCAAGCCGCGCAACACAGTCTCGACGTGCAGTATTACAGTGCCGGAGAAGACATCACCGGCCGTCTGTTGCTTCAATCGCTGCTCAACGCGGCAGATCGAGGCGTCCGCGTTCGCATGCTGGTGGACGACATCAATCGCCGCCACACGGATCCGGCCTTCGCTGTCCTGGACCGACATCGCAACATCGAGATCCGGGTTTTCAATCCATTCGGCACACGCGACACGACGCTCCTCGAGCGCGCGGGCAACCTGCTGACGCGGTTCGACCAGTTGAATCGCCGCATGCACAACAAGGCGCTGGTCGCCGACAACCAACTGGCCATCGTCGGCGGGCGCAATCTCGGCGACGAATACTTCGACGCCAATCCGGACCTCTCCTTTCGCGACTTCGATCTGCTTTGTGCGGGTCCGGTCGTCGATGCCGTCTCGCGAAGCTTCGATCATTTCTGGACGAGCGCGCAGTCCTACCCGCTAAAGCAGGTGCAGTCGAAGATCGATCAGGAGACGCTCGACGCCACACGCGAGGCTCTGGCGCGTCACTGGCGCAACGCAGACGCCGTGCCCGCCGGGCACCAGGCGCTCCACCAGCCCGCGCTCGCCGATGGCCTGCGCAGCGGCCGCGTGCCACTGTTCTGGGCAAATGCCGAGCTCGCGGCGGACACGCCCGACAAGCTGGACGCCCCAGCCACCGAAACGAAAAGCGCGCCAGGCGCAAGACTCCGTCAGCTTGCGGCCAACGCCCAGCGCGAGGTGCTGATCATCTCCCCGTACTTCGTGCCGATGGACGGCGGCGTACGTTTTCTGTCGACGCTTTCCAGCCGCGGCGTGAAAGTCCGCGTGCTGACCAACTCGCTCGCGGCGACGGACGTCGTCCCGGTCCACGCCGGATATGCGCGCTATCGCCCGGCGTTGCTGCAAGCAGGTATCGCGCTGTACGAGTTCAAACCGATCCGCGGGGATGGCGGCGGCGAGCACGCGCCGCGGCGCGTGACCTTCGGTGGCTCATCGCGCGCAAGTCTTCATGGCAAGGCTTACGTGATCGACCGGCGCGACGTCATCCTCGGCTCGTTCAACCTGGACCCACGCTCGGTGCGTCTGAACACCGAATTGGCGATCGTGATCCACAGTCCGGAATTCGCCGAGCGAATGGCTGGCATTTTCGATCAGGCGACCTCGCCGAGCACAAGTTTTCGTGTCGAACTGGCCCCGCCCGGCGCCGTGCCACAGACGCCCACCCCCCCCACAATGCCGGCGCTGCGCTGGGTGGGTGAGGAGAATGGCCGAGCCCGGACGTTCGACGTGGAGCCCTACGCGCCCTTCTGGCGCAACGCCGTGGCCGGCGCCTTCACTTTGCTGCCGAGCGACGATTTGCTCTGA